A DNA window from Lutra lutra chromosome 8, mLutLut1.2, whole genome shotgun sequence contains the following coding sequences:
- the PDE6H gene encoding retinal cone rhodopsin-sensitive cGMP 3',5'-cyclic phosphodiesterase subunit gamma isoform X2 — protein sequence MSDNTTLAPPASNQGPTTPRKGPPKFKQRQTRQFKSKPPKKGVKGFGDDIPGMEGLGTDITVICPWEAFSHLELHELAQFGII from the exons ATGAGCGACAACACTACTTTGGCTCCTCCAGCTTCAAACCAGGGTCCCACTACCCCACGCAAGGGGCCCCCCAAGTTTAAGCAGAGACAGACTCGCCAATTCAAGAGCAAGCCTCCTAAGAAAGGTGTTAAAGG gttTGGAGATGACATTCCAGGCATGGAGGGGCTAGGAACAG ACATCACGGTGATTTGTCCCTGGGAGGCGTTCAGCCACTTGGAACTGCATGAGCTTGCTCAGTTTGGGATCATCTGA
- the PDE6H gene encoding retinal cone rhodopsin-sensitive cGMP 3',5'-cyclic phosphodiesterase subunit gamma isoform X1 produces MFTFISCQILRNLKENHQTPNNIRMSDNTTLAPPASNQGPTTPRKGPPKFKQRQTRQFKSKPPKKGVKGFGDDIPGMEGLGTDITVICPWEAFSHLELHELAQFGII; encoded by the exons ATGTTTACTTTTATAAGCTGCcaaattttgag GAACCTGAAAGAGAACCATCAGACACCCAACAACATCAGAATGAGCGACAACACTACTTTGGCTCCTCCAGCTTCAAACCAGGGTCCCACTACCCCACGCAAGGGGCCCCCCAAGTTTAAGCAGAGACAGACTCGCCAATTCAAGAGCAAGCCTCCTAAGAAAGGTGTTAAAGG gttTGGAGATGACATTCCAGGCATGGAGGGGCTAGGAACAG ACATCACGGTGATTTGTCCCTGGGAGGCGTTCAGCCACTTGGAACTGCATGAGCTTGCTCAGTTTGGGATCATCTGA